The Mycolicibacterium aurum genome segment ATGATGCGCTACGTATGGCGCATCGAGCCGCTGGCCTCGATGGACGACGATGAGCTCGTCGCCGCCGTGGCGCCCAATCTGCAGCGGTACATCGAGGACAACCTGGCGTGACCGGCACGTAGACTGGTCAATCGGACTTTGACGTAGCGCCCGATGACCCGGAAAAAAAGAAGGTAGTACCTGCATGAGCGGCCATTCCAAGTGGGCCACCACCAAGCACAAGAAGGCGATCATCGATGCCCGCAGGGGTAAGAACTTCGCCAAACTGATCAAGAACATCGAGGTGGCGGCACGCACAGGTGGTGGCGACCCGGGTGGTAACCCCACTCTGTACGACGCCATCCAGAAGGCCAAGAAGAGCTCGGTACCGAATGACAACATCGAGCGGGCCCGCAAGCGGGGCGCCGGCGAAGAGGCCGGCGGCGCCGACTGGCAGACCATCACCTACGAGGGCTACGGGCCCAACGGTGTCGCGATCCTCGTCGAATGCCTCACCGACAACCGCAACCGTGCTGCCGGTGAGGTTCGTGTCGCGATGACGCGCAACGGCGGCAACATGGCCGATCCCGGATCGGTGTCGTATCTGTTCACCCGCAAGGGTGTCGTCACGTTGGAGAAGAACGGTCTCACCGAGGACGACGTCTTGACCGCGGTGCTCGAGGCCGGCGCCGAGGATGTCAACGATCTCGGCGACAGCTTCGAGGTCATCTCCGAACCGACGGATCTCGTTGCCGTGCGCAGCGCGCTGCAGGACGCGGGCATCGACTACGACTCGGCCGAGGCCAGCTTCCAGCCGTCGGTGACGGTGCCGGTGGACATCGACGGCGCCCGCAAGGTGCTCAAGCTCGTCGACGCTCTCGAAGACAGCGACGACGTCCAGGACGTCTACACCAACGTCGACATCCCGGACGACGTCGCCGCACAGCTCGACGAGGACTGACCGCAGACGGTCGACGTCACCGGTCGAGAGAAGAGTGGCCACCACCCGTGAAAACGGTGACAGACCCCGACGGCGCGACGTGGCGCGTGCGCCGCTGGTGGTGGCGGACGGTGCCATGGGAAACCGGTTTCTCGACACTGGATGCCCTGATTTTCGTGATCGTGCTGCCCTTCATGTTGATGTGGCCGTTCTGGTTGGCGTCGAAGTGGCTCGGGGCGTCATGGACCGTGCTGGTCGAGTGCGAGGGCACGAAGGTCTCCCGCGAGCTGGTCCGAGGCTGGCGCGAGTCCGGTCGGCGCATCG includes the following:
- a CDS encoding YebC/PmpR family DNA-binding transcriptional regulator, translating into MSGHSKWATTKHKKAIIDARRGKNFAKLIKNIEVAARTGGGDPGGNPTLYDAIQKAKKSSVPNDNIERARKRGAGEEAGGADWQTITYEGYGPNGVAILVECLTDNRNRAAGEVRVAMTRNGGNMADPGSVSYLFTRKGVVTLEKNGLTEDDVLTAVLEAGAEDVNDLGDSFEVISEPTDLVAVRSALQDAGIDYDSAEASFQPSVTVPVDIDGARKVLKLVDALEDSDDVQDVYTNVDIPDDVAAQLDED